Proteins from a genomic interval of Bacteroidia bacterium:
- the rpe gene encoding ribulose-phosphate 3-epimerase, which produces MTPIIIAPSILSADFSDLKKDIEMVNNSAADWFHLDVMDGAFVPNISFGFPVIKAIRKHAKKPLDVHLMIVKPDRFIPNFKEVGADILTVHLEACVHLHRSIQAIKSAGMKAGVAINPHTSVHLLEDVIADIDLVCVMSVNPGFGGQKFIENTYSKVLQLKEMITRKSSHAKIEIDGGVDLKNAEALLKSGADVLVAGNTVFSSANPTETILQLKQIGK; this is translated from the coding sequence ATGACACCAATTATTATTGCTCCTTCCATCCTTTCAGCCGATTTTTCGGATTTGAAAAAAGACATTGAAATGGTAAATAATAGTGCAGCCGATTGGTTTCATTTGGATGTGATGGACGGCGCTTTTGTGCCGAATATTTCCTTCGGGTTTCCTGTTATCAAAGCCATTCGCAAGCATGCAAAAAAACCGTTAGACGTGCATTTGATGATTGTAAAACCCGATAGGTTTATTCCGAATTTTAAAGAAGTAGGCGCGGATATTTTAACCGTTCACCTCGAAGCCTGCGTTCATTTGCATCGCAGCATTCAAGCTATAAAATCAGCGGGAATGAAAGCTGGAGTGGCAATAAATCCGCATACTTCTGTACATTTATTAGAAGATGTAATTGCTGACATTGATTTGGTTTGTGTGATGTCGGTAAATCCAGGTTTTGGCGGACAAAAATTTATTGAGAATACCTATTCAAAAGTGCTTCAATTAAAAGAAATGATTACACGAAAATCATCACACGCAAAAATAGAAATTGATGGTGGCGTAGATTTAAAAAACGCTGAAGCATTACTAAAATCAGGTGCTGACGTGTTGGTTGCCGGAAATACTGTTTTCTCATCTGCCAATCCTACAGAAACAATTTTGCAATTAAAACAAATCGGAAAATAA